TGTGACCCAGCACAAGCTGCATTCATGatatagcattttttaaattaacacatttattaaagCCAATGTTCCACCTaagtgggtggtgggtgggtgggtggggtgtCAAATGGAAAACGGTTTGAATGAATACATCAAGCAATGCCGATTTTGGGTCACAATGGATGACATGGAATGAAAACAGATAAGGAAAGATAACATTCACCATTAAGAGTTGGAAAGTAGGAGGTAACACACCTGGCAAATGTAAACACCACTCATTCACATTTAAGACGTGTATCACCAACAAAAATATCTGCacatgaaaaaggaaaaaaaggacaacatacatttacatgcagcATCAAACCATCAAAACTgactttttcaattttattttaaagcaaaaattgtAACCAAGCAAGTGCGAAACTCAAATGTTTAGTCAAGTTGGGTTGAGGCTGCATGCAAATGCTGCCATTCCACATTCGATCGCTCACTCGCTCACTTTTGGTTTTGCTTCAGTGTAAAtcctgaaaatgtgttttaacaaAAACTGAAGAAATAAAAACCTTATCTTCCCAATAACCCAAACCcaaagtactgtatttttattttgggggtaaTTGTAAACAATTTACAACTTAAGTATCTATCATGAAAATCAACTTAAATGCTTTCCATAAATCTATGACCAGTAATTTCACTTTCTGTTGATAATGAAAAAACATGAGCGTCTGATCTATTGTGTACTGGAAACCCACCCAAACCCAGTGCTTATGTCATATCATGACTCAAAccagaaaagaacaaaaacttaaatttaaatcaaaataaaaaaagtagaaactatgttagcttgttaaaaaaataaaataaaatcttggtTAGGGGAGGACACAAAATAAGCCGCAGCTGCCTCTTTAAAGATGCTACAATTTTGCTTTCCAATCCAAAAACCCTCCCGCCCCAAACTCAAGGAAATGGTTCTCCTCATCAAAATGGAATTTGCTGCAAAAGAAACAAGAAATTGATGCAGCTGCACAAAGCAAACTGAAACCGGGGCTGGTAAAAGATGGAgcagaaccaaaaaaaaaaaaaaaagcagctttgAACTGCTACAGCAGCAACACAAAATGGTGTCCAAAAATATGCTCAAGCTCTTGGCGGTCATCCACTAGACAGCAGAGTTGGCATATACATTCACCAGTTTCAATTTGTCTTCAGATCAGCGGAAATACTAATCAATCAATTCCATCCTCAGTGTCCATATTGCaagcaaaaagcagagaaattGGAAATTTGAAGTCATGAGTTGCACCAATAGCCATAATTATCCTTTAGGTTGCAATTGTGTAATTTATGAGCCGAGTAACAACTTGAAACATTCTGCTTTGAACCACTCTTGATGTTTTGATTTAGGTTTTAAAcgtgtattatttttgtttctaacCGTGTAAGATTATCCAGACAAGCGCAACGAGTACAAACTAACAGCATAAGGCCGCTATGAAAGTGAAACTGTTGCAGGCAGACATCCATGAATCATTCTGCATGTATTCCTAATTTCTGAACGGAGATAAACAGTCACGCACTACTGAGTAAAGCTGCCGTTTTTATTGCAACGTTCACATCAAACAAAAAGGTTGCTATCAATGATGCATTAGGGAGTTTTGACGTACCTCGCGTAAAAGTAGTCGTCTCTTTTTGCTTGCATAATGGGTTTTGAAGTCAATGGGTTATCATGTTAGCACGACACGCTATGTAAGGAACAATATGCGTGGCAGGAAGTAAGGCACTTAAGTGGCAACAGTGTACGCAACGATGGCTGGTGTTTTGACGCGAGAGAGTCCGACCGCCCTTTCAGCTGACAATTTCCAGGGACGACCGGTTCAaaacaaaatttcattttgcatgATGCCCTCCAATCATTTTTAgggcaaaaaaaatggagtaaTAAGATCAAATGCAGGACACAAGGACCAGTATGGGGTTTTGATGCAAGTAACGATTATATTTTCTGCGTCTGCTGTGAAAATGAGATGTTGAAGAGGTGCCTGAAGCCTGTGTGTCCTGCATGGAAGACAAAGTTTTATTACATGACAAAAAGAAGACTCAAActaagttaaaggggaagtcaaccgtaaacactTCTTGACAATGTTTtaagtgacctcactagtctaaagatgacattctgattaatattgcatttgtggagtgagttatgaagcaaaatccagccgtttttatccatctcggggggggggggggggtgtcgcattttgccacttgctgtcgacttatgacatcacagctcacctgttttctgaagcagagctgtgattggttgttccctcagacctgcgcaactgtgatgtcattttcactcgacagcaatgacagatattgataaaaactgcaggattttgctgctcaactcacaTTCCACTAAACTAATATTGTTgtcgagaattttttttttttgggggggagggtgacttcccctttaaaactcAGCTACTTACGTGTTAACATGCTGTCGCCCGCTTTAGGTGCTGTCCTGCTGATGTCCTGATCTTTCTTGGACTTCCTCCACCTCACAGTCGCCGCTGGAGCAGTGGAACTCTGCCACGTAGAGACTCTTGTCGATGCTGCCGGGAATGGGTTTGATGTCGGTTACCAGTTGGTCTTCGATGGTCTTAAGGTTGAAGCGGTCTTCGGATGTGATCAGGTTGATGGCTAAACCAAAATGACCGAACCTCCCTGAGAACACACATTACCTTTCATCAAGTACACTTAATACAATGAATGTGACATTTTCAGTGAATTGGGGGCGTCCTAAAGGCACTTTATGGCGATATTGACTGAGGATTAGACTTCACGGGGTAGCGATCAAGATACCTGATCTTCCAATACGATGGAGGTACGTTTCTGCATTCCTCGGAAAATCAAAGTTGATGACCACATTGACAGCCTGAATGTCGATACCCCGGGTGAAGAGATCTTTTGGACGGCAGTAACAGTTACGCAATAGAAATGTACAGACTGGTGTTGAAAAATCCTTGAGGGGAGAATTCAAAACTTACCGGTGCAGACCAGGTTCCTGCACAGTCCATTTCTGAAGTCGTGGAACACACGGTTTCTATATTCCTGGaaacaagtaatacacattgtTATCTTGTGTCTTTAAGCCTCTTGCACAATCAAGTGAGACATTACAGACAGTGCAGTAATTAaaggatctaaaaaaaatatataaaaaaatcaacattagaCTTAATTGTGCCAACCTGCATCATCTTAGCGTGGATATAGAAGCATGAGTAGCCCAGCTGCGTGATCTTCTTAGCTAAGAGCTCCACCCTCTGCGTGGAGTTGCAGAAGATGATCGACTGGTTGATCTGAAGCTGCACAGGACagaaaaatcaaacattttgcTAATATACAGGGTAGGCCAACAATTGCATAGAAACCGGAAACTATGATCCATTTTAATCACAGTCTGTGAGTAGTTGAGGAAGCCACAGGATGTTCAAAACTGTCCATTTAGTGTTACTCACCCTGGAGAAGAGTGTGTTGAGGCAGTGCACTTTCTGTCTCTCAGTGACGTAGGCGTAATACTGAGTAATGCCCTTCAGAGTCAGCTCCTCCATCAGGTTGATCTCATAAGGTTTCTGCAGGTGCTTGGCCTACAGCAAGCACACAGATGTTggcgttgaaaaaaaaaaaaaacatatgggaaacaatgaatttaattaCCATAATAAATTgtagcttttttgtgtgtgactgagggtacggaagcgtattgaaCTCacttgaaaaagaaataaactttttctgACATATTTTTGGGAAGTGCTTAgtttctttgcttcttttttttttttaattctgtttttcagaatttttttcatgttttaattcatatttttttctgtcataaaaaaaaaaatccgaaaaaTTAGGGAGGGGGGAgagaatattcagaaaaacaggaggaaaaatgactccgaaaaacagaaagaaaatattcaaaaacattatttttcggacaattttttttttggggggggggggggggggctctggctggctttgttttttgtgcatttatatattatttttgtgaattttttttctgtttcacagcatatatttttttctgtcataaaaaaatattctgaaaaacggggggaaaatattccaaaaaacaggagaaataattactcagaaaaacagagcacgagcttctgtttttctgaataattttttggggaccTCTAAATTCCAAGTGACTgtttgcagactcgctaatggcgGACACATTCCCACGTACCTCCAACGTGCCTTGAAGTATAACACTTACTGGCTCGGTTAAGGTAAGTATGCGAATGTCAATCGATCGGCATGATGTTTAGTAAACTAACAGTTGCATGCGGGAAAAGTGTCCGCcgttagcgagtctgcaacaagtcacttggagtccagaagtaaaaaataaaaaattaactattccgaaaaacagaagctAATGCTCTGTTATTCAGAGTATGTTTGTCTGAGTAATTATCCCTCCTGTTTTTCctgaatacccccccccctttttctgAAATTgacatacaaaaatacagtttgctGCATTAAGACTGCAGCAGACTGACTAACCAAACTAATAAGCCTGTATCGCAGTGCAGCATAGCCTTTAAAGCACATACAACACCAAACAAGACCATGCACAGAGAATGAACAGCTTGGTTTGCAGAGTGAAACAATTAGTGCCAACTGGCCCAGAGCCATCAGGCTGGCTTAGCGGTGGCGCAACTGATGAAGACTCACCATGAATTTTTGCACACTGATTGGGAAGGTTGCAGAGTAGAGCAGGATTTGCCTGTTCCTGGCCAGGAAGCTAATAATATCCTCGATGAGCACCACAAAGTCCTGAGACAGCAGTTTGTCAGCCTGAGAGgggagaaacaaaacaaacaagattttaagtagcacaatgaaatttggAAGCAGTTAGAGGAAATGagcttgtgttttgtttaattcaATGTGCTTACTTCATCCATCACCATCATCTGGACTCTATCCACTTTTGCCACTCCTTTCTTTATCAAATCCAGAATCCGACCAGGTGTAGCAATGACTACATGCACTAATTAGGAAAGTGAAAGAGAAATGGCttgagtacaaaaaaataataacaatcataaaaaatatattgtgaatAGTCTTAACACAtatctgattggctggatcggacgatattttgcatttaataaatgtcattatttgCTGATCGATTGATTAGATTATTGATTGGATTTGCGAAAGAAGACATTACAGCAAAGTGCAAACAATCTCATGAACTCTGGGGATTTTCCATGCTGCCAAGTGTATGTGTTGGGCCGGAAGCAAGACTATTTTTAGCTGTGTCATGTGAGCAGAAAGCCTTGGGGGAAAgtctgaaaaacattttattcatataaaaaaaatacaagtgtatatatatatataaaatcatctctttaattaaaaacacaaattgtgATAGTTGCCGTAATCATATCAAAATACCTTTTATCACTAGGCGGAGGTTCCTGCTACACACATTCAGCCATTTCCAGATGCAAGCAGCAGTTAAGCATTCTATTTGACTAACATTAGGTGCTGAATCTGATGCACAAAATTCTTGCTGAACGAGGAGACGAGCTATACTGCGGTCACACCAAACATCAGTTGAGCTATGATCGCTACGCGATTACATTTATGTCAGTGCAGTTTGTGTAGATAGGGGCGAAACTGTGCCGGAGCCAAACGACTTTGAGAATATGCTTAGTATGTCACACAGACGGCATACAGACACGGCATCCTGTGCAGGTAGaatagtgagaaaaaaaaaaagtatgactaAATAGTCATAGGGGTCTTTACCGGGACTTgtacaaccaatcacattcaaactaggAACCAATCATATTCTAACTAGGATGGATGCAGATAGTTCAAATTCCCTGCGATAGCGTGGTATTTGTCATCCAAGCAGGCAAACAAATGGGGACAAGCAAATGATAACTCACCAGTCTCATCAAGGCGCATGATGTCATCTCGTAGGTTGGTTCCCCCCGTGGTGGCCATGACTTTGACTCCTCCCAGGTGTTTGCTGATCTGAATGCAGATCTGGCTCACCTGCAGTGCCAACTCTCGAGTTGGAACTACTACCATTGCTAAGTGGTAAAAATGAGAGTATATATattgaacaatttaaaaaacaaacaaaaaaaaacaagggagGCAGGGGAACTATTTTAATCTTACCTTGTATATAGTCCTTTTTAAGGTCTATCTTTTCCAGCAATGGGATGAGATAGGCTCCACTTTTTCCTGTTCCATTCTTTGCCCGAGCCAAAATATCCCTTCCAGACAGGGCAATGGGAATACTCTCCTCCTACAAGGAATTAAACGTTTAAAGGTGTCAACCCTAAAattatctttacaataatatgttgcatgcgtccctactagtctaaacaatgCGTTTTGAGTAATACTGTGTTGAATATGAGTTAACCACTAAAATCTACccttttttatccatgtcagggggcagccattttgccacggctgaaaattacatcacagttgctcagggctcagatcaaccaatcgcagctgagcttcagaaaacagctgagcttcagaaaacagctgagccgtgattggtcgttacttcagccctgaacaactgtgaatTTAAGTCGACTCGACCGCatgtagcaaaatggccacccccaagatggatacaaacaggtggattttgctgcttaactcatagtCCACAAACGCAAGATTGTTTAGAATATAGTGTCAAGAGTAGTGTGGCttaatagaacatattgtaaataaaatatttggggttgacttcccttttaagtcATCCTAAGAAGTGATATTATGAATTCACAATTTCTCACTGACCAAGCCATGAATTGATATAATTTAAGACAATTGCAGTATGAACAAGCCAGTTGTATGTATCATGTAATACCGGCTCATGTCGTTGAATCTACTGAAAatagttaatttattttaatgaaatatcAAGCCCTCGCTGAAAGATGAGATTCTAAAATAGCTACTAAAGTCAACCCATTACAAACGAGTCTATCCCAATAAAAGTGTATAATCATACCTGCACAGGAGATGGCTTCTCCCAACCCATCTCAAAAATGCCCATCAAAAGTTCTCTTTTGAGACAGTAATCCTCAAATTCATTCCCCTTCGTAGCCGTCACGTCCTAGGAAATACAAAACGGAATGTTGAAGAGAACACGCTTTTTAAGTTTACATAAAGGAGATGGAAGACATTTCACTCACAGAGGTTTTAACCCTGGTGTCTTTAGGAGGAAGCTTGAGGCTCTTTTTCCAGTCGTCTCCAAACTTAATGCCCCCTCCTTCTTGAGAGGCAGCACCTGCTTTCTGGGAGGCACCCAACACTTTTCCTTGAGTTGAGGGTCCTGGTTGGACTGAAGCTGGTTTAGTCTGTCCTCTGAGTTGCCCATTCTGCTTGTTCAGTCCCATGGCAAGTGGGCCAACATTTTCTGTTCTGGCtgtagccatttttttttctttgcttgtaATTCAGGTGTTCCTTCAAGCTTATATTTTTGCCTCTTAGGTTTTTCTTACTAAAATTaacttcaaaatgtaaaaaaaaaaaagaaaaaagaaaaagattaataaatcattaacaaacaatattttctttaaagtcCACGCCTTAATAAGCAATCAACCAATGatatttacatatacacacacgtacgtTTTGTCCCCTTTAACAAGAGTGACCGACGtacaagaaatgcaaaaaaaaaaaaacaacaaaaaaaaattttttgtacaCAACTCTTCAAAATGAAGAGATATTTGCATTAATTTACTTGCTCACAATATAGAAAAATTATATGTGAACAAGTATTAAATGTGGCTCAAGTCCTGAAATAGAACTAAGGCAATCTTTGTACTTGGGGGATAATTTCTTCAATATAATCTTTGTTCAATAGATTTGTTTTTACACTGGACAATGTTTTCTGCCTCCTTTTCAGTCCACAGAGTTTACTTGATGTCCTTGGCGGAAACAAGATGTCCAAGTCTGTACAAGTCTATCCCCAAAATCATATGAGATTATTTCCACCGGTTAGTTGTCACATGAATATGAGGGGATCTAGTCCAAAGCAAAAAAGCTTTCAACCCCTTCTAATCCACAGTGCGTGTTTGTGTACTGGCCCCAGCTGGTTTCTGCGTGGACACCACACGTCTGAAGGTCCAAGTGCCACTGGTGGGAGTGTGACCGTGATCAAGGGGCTTCCCAATCAAAGTCAGCCAACCAACTCAAATGCGTCACCTGAAAGATGTCCAAACAGAAGGTTTCGGAATATGCAAAGGACATTAATTTGCCCGGAAATCATATTTAGCTTCCAACTTAGTTTAGGTGAAGAAATGTTTTAAGCATCGATAAAGTATTGTTTGTGTTAATTAAACTAATTTTCATTACAAGCAGGAACGATGGTGTTAACGCAGTTAATGCGACTATTGCTTAGGACAGGTTAAACTTCAAGCTAACCAGTGCGTATGTTCTTTAAACTAATGAATTTGAGATTTTAAACGCAGATTTTATGGCGTGCGTGTCAAATCAAATATTGCCATTTtacgttgtttgttttgtggtaGATATTGCGTAGACAATTCGCTTTAGCAAACGCAATAATATATCTCGGTAGTCACCTAATTTCGCACAGCGCTAAAGTTAGCTCCGAGCTAACCAGCTAGCAACAACTGCTATTTTTGAAGGAAATGGCTTATAAACAACACAACACTTACCTGGTTcgctgttattttaaaatagacacTGGATTATGCGTTGCTCCCAATCAActatttaatcaacattttcaatAACTGAATTATACTTCAAATAAATCGCGTCCAttgttttttcctttaaatCAACATGGTCgccttcttcttcgtcttctctTCCTCGTCGTCTTGCTCTTGCTTCTGTTTATCGTATCGGACGGCGGATGACGACGCTCCTGACACCTGCTGTCAAAGCAGAATACTGCAACATGAAGAGTGTTGGGGAAGTAAAAGTTTAGCAAATTTTAAATGCAAACTGTACAgtgtacacaaaaataaacgcGCACGGTTAATCTATCTTTCATTGTTCTGTTAAAATACTGCCATTcagtcttgttttgttttttaaaatcattttagcAACCGATGATGCAACCTAGTGGCAATCAGAGAAAAAGTTTGCAAAAACTACtacaaatgaatgtaaaatattgTGTCTCATGTTAAGGCATCAATCATTTCGGTCTCTTGAATTTGAAACACATCAGTGTGAATTGTGTGAAATTGCCACAGGGGCCACAATTTGATATCCTCTGCTTagctgtttacaaaaaaatacaaaatacagggtgtccaaaaagtgactgCACACTTCCCTTTTTCCCCGAAACAAGGTTGAAAACCTTCATTATACACTGAAAGAGCTGCAGAGAAGTCCTTTGTAAATGTAAAGACTCGCATGAGTACACATAAGACCCAATAATGTTGCATTATTGATTTAATAAGGCTTTAAATATTACATTGTAATAAATATTAagaaatatttacagtataactCCACTGCTGAGCAACACATTGTGATTTCCACAATATTGTTGACATATTACAAAACGAAATTATGAATCTGTAAACTGTTTTGTGTGTAAGTAAACCATTAATACAAGAATATTTGGAATGTTCCTACGTATTATAGTACTGTACATACAGAAATTAAAAAGGCACTAACACTCCATCAACTGCAACTTTTGTGCAACACCAAACCCCACCTGCATTTCTCATACATAAACATTGGgaaaacacaacacattttgttgtcattgtttaTCTTAAAAccaacaagaaaaaatatatatttaaatgaaattatcAGTGACTCTGACAGAAGAAACTTTTGGGCATGAATTAGAATTTCACTGTCCCAAAGAATTGTATTCTTTTCATTTCTCCCTTatgaaaagacattttcaaaagaaCAAAATCCCATCGATGAATCACCGTGCGATTAATCTCTTCTAGCTTCGAGACAGTTCTGTGTGTTTCCTTGCAGAAAAATCTCCCTTATTTTCTCCAAGCAGATTTCTGCAGCAGCCTCCGTCTCCTTGGAGAGCTGCGACAGGCTGAGGAAGCCGTGCGGAAGGTCCTCCACCACTGTCAGGCTTACAGGCTGGCCCATGTCCCGCAGCTTCTTGGCGAACATCACAGAGTCGTCTAGTAAAACATCCAGAGCAGAGGCCTGTAAGGGAATATGCACAGGTCAGGAAACAAAATGAAGCCAACTTTCGGAGTTAACAAAGTCTCAATTAAAAATACTCTTTTATAGGAGGTTTCTCTTTGCCCTTTCCCCCTGAAGTGTAGCCTTTTTGTgccaaatttgatattttttattttaaatctactTCAGTTGTCTGctggtatggaggaccaaaaacgccaaaaataataaataaataaaaacatatataaaaatagaattcaaaaaattatataaatgaaaataaaaacaaccacgACACatcccccctcatttgaatgacATTTCATACCCCATTTCATGTTGgacagcatctgcagcatgaaataaatataagggcaaagtgtttttattgatatatatttttttatttccacatttatttttatatttatttttggaaactcgtttattatttttgtatttatttttacgtttaatgatttaattgtgattattttttgtattccatttatataattttaattatatttttacagccgtttttatttccacttttatttatttatttaattaattttattttggcatttttggtcctccatatataCTAGTAATGCTGTACTGTTCAAGTTTTGTATCTCACCACAAAGTGAACAGGCGGCAGGCCTCGTAGAAGGTTGTCAGGCGCAAGCAGCGGTGACGCAAAAGGGTTCCTGATGATCGGGCAATTGGTCGGCTGAACCACTGCAAGGCATTCGGAGCGCAGGGGTCCAAAGCCATCTGGGTAATCCACGTAACATTGGGAGTGTGGCGGTGAGGCATTCCTGTGTGTGTCCGTGCTTGTGGATTCTCCGGGTCTCGATGTACTTGAGTGGGCTCCGCTTGTGGGCCACATAGGTTGCAGAAAGGATTGGATCCAGCCGGTGGCTCCCTGAGTGAGCTCACTAAGCAGTGCGGTTGTGTCTCTGCCCAGAGCTCTTAGACTGCTGCCTCCCACAGCGGGCTGTACAGTCTGTGAGTCCAAACCTAGGAGTACACAAGTGGTAggatgtgaagaaaaaaaaaaacaagcaacaaaTAATTCATcatatatttcacaaaagtgaaactaaacATTC
The sequence above is drawn from the Vanacampus margaritifer isolate UIUO_Vmar chromosome 17, RoL_Vmar_1.0, whole genome shotgun sequence genome and encodes:
- the LOC144037213 gene encoding putative ATP-dependent RNA helicase ddx6, encoding MATARTENVGPLAMGLNKQNGQLRGQTKPASVQPGPSTQGKVLGASQKAGAASQEGGGIKFGDDWKKSLKLPPKDTRVKTSDVTATKGNEFEDYCLKRELLMGIFEMGWEKPSPVQEESIPIALSGRDILARAKNGTGKSGAYLIPLLEKIDLKKDYIQAMVVVPTRELALQVSQICIQISKHLGGVKVMATTGGTNLRDDIMRLDETVHVVIATPGRILDLIKKGVAKVDRVQMMVMDEADKLLSQDFVVLIEDIISFLARNRQILLYSATFPISVQKFMAKHLQKPYEINLMEELTLKGITQYYAYVTERQKVHCLNTLFSRLQINQSIIFCNSTQRVELLAKKITQLGYSCFYIHAKMMQEYRNRVFHDFRNGLCRNLVCTDLFTRGIDIQAVNVVINFDFPRNAETYLHRIGRSGRFGHFGLAINLITSEDRFNLKTIEDQLVTDIKPIPGSIDKSLYVAEFHCSSGDCEVEEVQERSGHQQDST